In the Acidimicrobiales bacterium genome, GACGTTGTTGGCCGTCGTCGACCACCACCAGGTCGAGACCCTCGACCCGCACCTGCCGCCCCCGCCCGCCCAGGGGGAACGCCGGCGTGCCGAACCCGCCCTCGGTGGCCCGCAACCCGATGCGCCCGGTCGCCCGCCACAACGCCGCGGCCAGCACCTGCTCGGCGACGGCGTGGAGCGACCGGCGCGTCCCCGTGAAGTCCATCGCCAAGTCATACCCGACCCGCACATCCGTGGTTCTTCGAGGGCTAACCCGAACGCGGTCGTTGCGGCGCCGACGAACCGAAACGGTCGCTCGACACCGCAACGATGACGAAGCGTGGGTTAGGGACTCGCCTCGGACTCGTCGGGGGAGAGGTAGTCGTCGTCGATGCGGATCTGGTGGGCGGCGAGGAGGGGGAGGGCGACGTCGACCAGTTGGTCGGAGGCGATGATCACCTTCCGGAGCTCGGCGAGGCCCTTGGTGCCGTCGAGGGTGGAGCCGTGGAGGGCCAGGTCGTCGGCGTGGGCGGCGCTGAGGTCGGCGTGGTCGAGGCGGCAGCGGACCAGCCGGGTGGCGACGAGGCGGGCGCCGGAGAGGTCGGCTCCGGTGAGGTCGCAGTCGACCAGCTCGCAGTGGTCGAACGACGCGGCCCGGAGCCAGGCGCCGGTGAGCAGGCAGTTCGAGAACCGCACGTGGCGGGCCTTCAGGTCGGCCGCCACCAGCCCGGCCATCCGGCAGTCGGTGAACGCCACCCGCTCGGCGCGGGCGCCCGACAGGACCGCCCCCGACAGCTCGCAGCCGTCGATCGCCGTGTCGACCAGCGTGAGGTCGTCCAGCTCCACGCCGGTCAGCCGCACGCCACGGAGCCGCGACGCCGTGACCTGCAGCTCCCGGACCGACTCCCACCCCAACGGCTCGTCACCGTCACCGGTCCACAGCACCCCGTCGAGCAGATCCCCGTCGGCGACCGCCCCACCGTCGGTCGGCTCGAGCTCCTCGGCCACCCTCGGCCCCTCGACCCGCCTCGCCCTCACCGCTCGCGACCGACTCGCCATGTCCGGAACCTACGTCGACAGCGGGTGGGCGTGGACGTGGGTGACGACCAGCTCGGGGATCCCGGTGGCGTCGTCGGGGGTGGCGCGGGTGGGGAAGTCGAAGACGCCGAGCATGAGCTGCATCGGGTAGTCGGGGGACTGGGCGAGGCGGCGGACGACCGTGCCGTCGACGCTGAAGGCGAGCGAGCCCGGCTGCCAGTCGACGCCGTAGGTGTGGAGCTCGGCGACGTCGATGGCGAACGGGTCGGCGACGAAGTCCTCCACCAGGGTCGGGTCGCGGAACTGGTGCACCCCCATGCCCACCTCGGCCGACGGCGAGCCGGAGCCCGGGCCCCGGTCGACGGAGTCGCCGAAGATCTCGGCCACGCAGATCTCACCGGAGCGCTCGGGGCGGTCCTCGATGCCGGACATCCAGAAGGCGACCATCGACCGCGACGACACCACGCCCCGCATCCGCACCTCGACCCGGCCGTAGAGCGGCGTGCAGCCCCACAGCGTCGGCTGCTCCTCCCGCACCACCAGCCCGTCACGGAACGGCTGCTGCCCCACCGCACTGCCCAGGG is a window encoding:
- a CDS encoding pentapeptide repeat-containing protein, whose protein sequence is MAEELEPTDGGAVADGDLLDGVLWTGDGDEPLGWESVRELQVTASRLRGVRLTGVELDDLTLVDTAIDGCELSGAVLSGARAERVAFTDCRMAGLVAADLKARHVRFSNCLLTGAWLRAASFDHCELVDCDLTGADLSGARLVATRLVRCRLDHADLSAAHADDLALHGSTLDGTKGLAELRKVIIASDQLVDVALPLLAAHQIRIDDDYLSPDESEASP
- a CDS encoding glycoside hydrolase family 16 protein, which translates into the protein MASPRAELDERFAGDTLDTDVWFPYYLPHWSSRAQSAATWSIEHDGLHLSIPADQPPWCADVHDEPLRVSCIQSGSFAGPLGSAVGQQPFRDGLVVREEQPTLWGCTPLYGRVEVRMRGVVSSRSMVAFWMSGIEDRPERSGEICVAEIFGDSVDRGPGSGSPSAEVGMGVHQFRDPTLVEDFVADPFAIDVAELHTYGVDWQPGSLAFSVDGTVVRRLAQSPDYPMQLMLGVFDFPTRATPDDATGIPELVVTHVHAHPLST